From the Lysobacter sp. FW306-1B-D06B genome, one window contains:
- the fghA gene encoding S-formylglutathione hydrolase — protein MQRIEHRACFGGWQHVYRHASSTLDCETSFGVYLPPQAEQRSCPVLYWLSGLTCTEQNFITKAGAQRYAAEHGVILVAPDTSPRGPGVADAEGYDLGIGAGFYVNATQAPWSKHYRMFDYVSRELPDLIEAQFPATKARAISGHSMGGHGALVVALKNPGRYRSVSAFSPIVAPSQVPWGQKAFAAYLGEDRQAWTQWDATELVAHASERLPLLVDQGEADEFLATQLQPQRLSEACEAADHPIDLRLRAGYDHSYYFIASFIGEHVAHHAAALKG, from the coding sequence ATGCAACGCATCGAACACCGCGCCTGCTTCGGCGGCTGGCAGCACGTTTACCGGCACGCTTCGTCCACGCTCGACTGCGAGACGAGCTTCGGCGTCTACCTGCCACCGCAGGCGGAGCAGCGCTCGTGCCCGGTGCTGTACTGGCTCAGCGGGCTCACCTGCACCGAGCAGAACTTCATCACCAAGGCCGGCGCGCAGCGCTACGCGGCCGAGCACGGCGTGATCCTGGTCGCGCCCGACACGAGTCCGCGCGGCCCCGGCGTGGCGGATGCGGAAGGCTATGACCTGGGCATCGGCGCCGGCTTCTACGTCAACGCGACGCAGGCGCCGTGGTCGAAGCATTACCGCATGTTCGACTACGTATCGCGCGAGCTTCCCGACCTGATCGAAGCGCAGTTTCCGGCGACGAAGGCGCGCGCCATCAGCGGGCATTCGATGGGCGGGCACGGTGCGCTGGTCGTCGCGCTGAAGAACCCGGGGCGTTACCGCAGCGTGTCGGCGTTCTCGCCGATCGTCGCGCCGAGCCAGGTGCCATGGGGGCAGAAGGCGTTCGCCGCGTACCTGGGCGAGGATCGCCAGGCGTGGACGCAGTGGGATGCGACGGAGCTGGTCGCCCATGCATCCGAACGACTGCCGCTGCTGGTCGATCAGGGCGAGGCCGACGAATTCCTCGCCACGCAGCTGCAACCGCAGCGCCTGAGCGAAGCCTGCGAGGCAGCGGACCATCCCATCGATCTGCGCCTGCGGGCCGGTTACGACCACAGCTATTACTTCATCGCCAGCTTCATCGGCGAGCACGTCGCGCATCATGCGGCGGCGTTGAAGGGCTGA
- a CDS encoding S-(hydroxymethyl)glutathione dehydrogenase/class III alcohol dehydrogenase, with protein sequence MKSRAAVAFAAGEPLQIVEIDVAPPKAGEVLVKITHTGVCHTDAFTLSGDDPEGLFPVVLGHEGAGVVVEVGEGVTSVKPGDHVIPLYTAECGQCLFCKSGKTNLCTSVRATQGKGVMPDGTSRFSYNGQPLYHYMGCSTFSEYTVVAEVSLAKINPEANPEHVCLLGCGVTTGIGAVHNTAKVQEGDSVAVFGLGGIGLAVIQGARQAKAGRIIAVDTNPGKFELAQQMGATDCVNPKDHDKPIQQVIVEMTGWGVDHSFECIGNVNVMRAALECAHRGWGQSVIIGVAGAGQEISTRPFQLVTGRKWMGTAFGGVKGRSQLPGMVEDAMRGDIQLAPFVTHTMGLEHINEAFDLMHEGKSIRSVIHYESRDS encoded by the coding sequence ATGAAATCCCGTGCCGCCGTCGCCTTCGCCGCAGGCGAGCCCTTGCAGATCGTCGAGATCGACGTCGCACCGCCCAAGGCCGGCGAAGTGCTGGTGAAGATCACCCACACCGGCGTGTGCCACACCGATGCATTCACCCTCAGCGGCGACGATCCGGAAGGGCTGTTCCCGGTGGTGCTCGGGCACGAAGGCGCGGGCGTCGTGGTGGAGGTGGGCGAGGGCGTCACCAGCGTCAAGCCGGGCGACCACGTCATTCCGCTCTACACCGCCGAGTGCGGGCAGTGCCTGTTCTGCAAGTCGGGCAAGACCAACCTGTGCACGTCGGTGCGCGCCACGCAGGGCAAGGGCGTGATGCCCGACGGCACCTCGCGCTTCTCCTACAACGGCCAGCCGCTGTACCACTACATGGGCTGCTCGACCTTCAGCGAATACACGGTCGTCGCCGAAGTCTCGCTGGCGAAGATCAACCCCGAAGCCAATCCCGAACACGTCTGCCTGCTCGGCTGCGGCGTCACCACCGGCATCGGCGCGGTGCACAACACGGCGAAGGTGCAGGAAGGCGATTCGGTGGCGGTGTTCGGCCTGGGCGGCATCGGCCTGGCGGTGATCCAGGGCGCGCGGCAGGCGAAGGCCGGCCGCATCATCGCGGTAGACACCAATCCCGGAAAGTTCGAACTCGCGCAACAGATGGGCGCCACCGATTGCGTCAACCCGAAGGATCACGACAAGCCCATCCAGCAGGTGATCGTGGAGATGACCGGCTGGGGCGTGGACCACTCCTTCGAATGCATCGGCAACGTCAACGTGATGCGCGCGGCGCTGGAATGCGCGCATCGCGGCTGGGGGCAGTCGGTGATCATCGGCGTGGCCGGCGCGGGGCAGGAGATCAGCACGCGTCCGTTCCAGCTGGTCACCGGCCGCAAGTGGATGGGCACGGCCTTCGGCGGCGTTAAGGGCCGCAGCCAGTTGCCGGGCATGGTCGAGGACGCGATGCGCGGCGACATCCAGCTGGCGCCGTTCGTCACGCACACGATGGGGCTGGAGCACATCAACGAAGCCTTCGATCTGATGCATGAGGGCAAGTCGATCCGTTCGGTGATCCATTACGAAAGCCGGGATTCGTGA
- the frmR gene encoding formaldehyde-responsive transcriptional repressor FrmR has translation MPHSPEEKKRVQARIRRIKGQADALERALEAGADCGAVLQQIAAIRGAVNGLMSEVLQAHIREEFGQIATSAQQRSARVTELAGLVRSYLK, from the coding sequence GTGCCCCATTCGCCTGAAGAAAAAAAGCGCGTGCAGGCCCGTATCCGGCGGATCAAGGGCCAGGCCGATGCGCTGGAGCGCGCGCTGGAAGCCGGTGCCGATTGCGGTGCCGTGCTGCAGCAGATCGCCGCGATCCGCGGCGCCGTCAACGGGCTGATGTCCGAAGTCCTTCAGGCGCACATCCGCGAGGAGTTCGGTCAGATCGCCACGTCGGCGCAGCAGCGTTCCGCGCGCGTGACGGAGCTGGCGGGTCTGGTCCGTTCCTATCTGAAGTGA
- a CDS encoding DUF4136 domain-containing protein: MKLALTILCTAALFGGCATTPAVFTDYDPGVNFGQYQTYRWTQRPEGFSPLHSQRLVAAVDAKLRERGWTQSTNAQVTLAGTIVTERRMRVDTWNNGPMWGGWGWGGCCWGPGWGAWGGFNTTTTVRDYTYGTLVLDMFDAQTQRPLWRGIAMGTVPDSPIAQTNAMQLSVDRMFAQFPPAAMAQQMP; encoded by the coding sequence ATGAAACTCGCCCTTACGATCCTCTGCACCGCCGCTCTGTTCGGCGGTTGCGCGACCACGCCGGCCGTCTTCACCGACTACGACCCGGGCGTGAACTTCGGCCAGTACCAGACCTATCGCTGGACGCAGCGGCCGGAAGGCTTCTCGCCGTTGCATTCGCAGCGCCTTGTCGCCGCCGTCGACGCCAAGTTGCGCGAGCGCGGCTGGACGCAGTCGACCAACGCGCAGGTCACCCTCGCCGGCACCATCGTCACCGAGCGGCGCATGCGCGTGGACACCTGGAACAACGGCCCGATGTGGGGCGGCTGGGGCTGGGGCGGTTGCTGCTGGGGCCCGGGCTGGGGTGCGTGGGGCGGCTTCAACACCACCACCACCGTGCGCGACTACACCTACGGGACCCTCGTGCTCGACATGTTCGATGCGCAGACCCAGCGGCCGCTGTGGCGCGGCATCGCCATGGGCACCGTACCCGACTCGCCGATCGCGCAGACCAACGCGATGCAGCTGAGCGTGGACCGCATGTTCGCGCAGTTCCCGCCGGCCGCGATGGCGCAGCAGATGCCCTGA
- the ppc gene encoding phosphoenolpyruvate carboxylase, with amino-acid sequence MTRQPVPAAESAEEPLRVVDFAPHDALLREDVKTVGALVGDILAEQRGPQFLAEVETLRRAAIRRRESNAPVGELAQALAGVELEHAGDLVRAFATYFQAVNVAERVHRIRRRRDYERQGASRQPGGLRDVLATLAAQGVSLEEVVALLQRLRIEPVFTAHPTEAVRRALLEKERQIVTCLIDDIDRTRTPYEHRADLERMRLALTASWQTAETPPVKPSVADEFEHVGFYLSDVLYRVLPVFYELFEDALRETYGEHVAMPAVVGFGTWVGGDMDGNPNVGADTIAASLAGQRSLVLGAYRQEVAALGELLSQSLGRIGVAETVLARIEEYRYLLPKAAAALKPRHADMPYRNLLALIAARLRATTEDHVNGYPDAAAFLADIRMIEDSLRTHQGEHAGGHAVRRLRRRAECFGFHLASLDLRQDSATHDAALAEVLGDAQWESRTREERAQRLHHLLDGSEPVRGVGNGTARPTLDVFRAVARLRPRYGAHAFGPYIVSMSRSAADALAVLALARVAGCIDSEGRVPLDVAPLFETVDDLDAASDTLHALFADPVYRRHLAARGNRQVVMLGYSDSAKDGGMLASRWALQRTQIALTELARESGVRIAFFHGRGGSISRGGGKTERAVIAAPRGSVDGYLRLTEQGEVIHRKYGIRAIALRNLEQATGAVLRATLRPRPPEPREETWRAIAGELARDARAHYRALVHENPEFPAYFRAATPIDVIERLRIGSRPSKRAGSGDVGSLRAIPWVFAWSQNRAGLTAWYGVGTALTKALDTHGRDTLTEMARDWPFFGTLIDDLEMMLAKSDPGIFEQYSRLAGELHERFHPGIAAEFERTRAAVLAIKGSDELLAGDYRLRQSIRLRNPYVDPISVLQVDLLARWREAGRPDDALYQALVATVNGISAGIQNTG; translated from the coding sequence ATGACCCGACAACCCGTGCCTGCCGCCGAGTCCGCCGAAGAACCGCTGCGCGTCGTCGATTTCGCTCCGCACGACGCCCTCCTGCGCGAAGACGTGAAAACCGTGGGCGCGCTCGTCGGCGACATCCTTGCCGAGCAGCGTGGCCCGCAGTTCCTCGCCGAGGTCGAGACACTGCGCCGCGCCGCGATCCGCCGTCGCGAGTCGAACGCGCCGGTGGGCGAACTCGCACAGGCGCTGGCGGGCGTCGAACTCGAACACGCCGGCGACCTGGTGCGCGCCTTCGCCACTTACTTCCAAGCGGTGAACGTCGCCGAGCGCGTGCACCGCATCCGCCGCCGCCGCGATTACGAACGCCAGGGCGCGAGCCGCCAGCCGGGCGGCCTGCGCGATGTGCTCGCCACGCTGGCCGCGCAGGGCGTGAGCCTGGAGGAAGTGGTCGCGCTGCTGCAGCGATTGCGGATCGAGCCGGTGTTCACCGCGCATCCGACCGAAGCCGTGCGTCGCGCGCTGCTGGAAAAGGAACGGCAGATCGTCACCTGCCTGATCGACGACATCGACCGCACGCGCACACCGTACGAACACCGCGCCGACCTGGAACGCATGCGCCTGGCGCTCACCGCCAGCTGGCAGACCGCCGAAACGCCGCCGGTGAAGCCCAGCGTCGCCGACGAGTTCGAACACGTGGGCTTCTACCTGTCCGACGTGCTGTACCGCGTGCTGCCGGTGTTTTACGAGCTGTTCGAGGACGCGCTGCGCGAGACGTACGGCGAGCACGTCGCGATGCCCGCCGTGGTCGGCTTCGGCACCTGGGTCGGCGGCGACATGGACGGCAATCCGAACGTCGGCGCGGACACCATCGCCGCTTCGCTCGCCGGGCAGCGTTCGCTGGTGCTGGGGGCATATCGACAGGAAGTCGCGGCGCTGGGCGAGCTGTTGAGTCAGTCGCTGGGACGCATCGGCGTGGCGGAGACGGTGCTCGCGCGCATCGAGGAATACCGCTACCTGCTGCCCAAGGCCGCCGCCGCGCTGAAGCCGCGCCACGCCGACATGCCGTATCGCAACCTGCTGGCATTGATCGCCGCGCGCCTGCGCGCGACGACGGAGGACCACGTCAACGGTTATCCCGACGCCGCCGCCTTCCTGGCCGACATCCGGATGATCGAGGACAGCCTGCGCACGCACCAGGGCGAACACGCCGGTGGGCATGCGGTGCGGCGCCTGCGCCGGCGCGCGGAGTGCTTCGGCTTCCATCTGGCCAGCCTGGACCTGCGCCAGGATTCGGCCACGCACGACGCCGCGCTCGCCGAAGTGCTGGGCGATGCGCAGTGGGAATCGCGCACGCGCGAGGAGCGGGCGCAGCGGCTGCATCACCTGCTCGACGGCAGCGAACCGGTGCGAGGCGTCGGCAACGGCACCGCGCGGCCGACGCTGGATGTGTTCCGCGCCGTCGCACGCCTGCGCCCGCGCTACGGCGCGCACGCGTTCGGGCCCTACATCGTCAGCATGAGCCGCAGCGCGGCCGACGCGCTGGCCGTGCTCGCGCTGGCGCGCGTGGCCGGTTGCATCGACAGCGAAGGCCGCGTGCCGCTGGACGTGGCACCGCTGTTCGAAACCGTGGACGACCTCGACGCTGCCAGCGACACGCTGCACGCGCTGTTCGCCGATCCCGTGTACCGCCGGCACCTGGCGGCGCGCGGCAACCGCCAGGTGGTGATGCTGGGCTACTCCGACAGTGCGAAGGACGGCGGCATGCTCGCCTCGCGCTGGGCGCTGCAGCGCACGCAGATCGCGCTGACCGAACTGGCGCGCGAGAGCGGCGTGCGCATCGCCTTCTTCCACGGCCGCGGCGGTTCGATCAGCCGCGGTGGCGGCAAGACCGAGCGCGCGGTGATCGCCGCGCCGCGCGGTTCGGTGGACGGCTACCTGCGCCTGACCGAGCAAGGCGAGGTGATCCACCGCAAGTACGGCATCCGCGCGATCGCGCTGCGCAATCTCGAACAGGCCACCGGCGCGGTGTTGCGTGCGACGCTGCGACCGCGTCCGCCGGAGCCGCGCGAGGAGACCTGGCGTGCGATCGCGGGCGAACTGGCCCGCGACGCGCGCGCGCACTACCGCGCGCTGGTGCACGAGAACCCGGAGTTCCCGGCTTATTTCCGCGCGGCGACGCCGATCGACGTGATCGAGCGCCTGCGCATCGGCTCGCGTCCGAGCAAGCGTGCCGGCAGCGGCGACGTGGGATCGCTGCGCGCGATTCCGTGGGTGTTCGCGTGGTCGCAGAACCGCGCCGGGCTGACCGCGTGGTACGGCGTCGGCACCGCGTTGACGAAGGCGCTGGACACGCACGGCCGCGACACGCTGACCGAGATGGCGCGTGACTGGCCCTTCTTCGGCACGCTCATCGACGACCTGGAGATGATGCTGGCCAAGTCCGACCCGGGCATTTTCGAGCAGTACTCGCGCCTGGCGGGCGAACTGCACGAGCGCTTCCACCCCGGCATCGCGGCCGAGTTCGAACGCACGCGCGCGGCGGTGCTGGCGATCAAGGGCAGCGACGAGCTGCTGGCCGGCGACTACCGGCTGCGCCAGTCGATCCGCCTGCGAAATCCGTACGTCGACCCGATCAGCGTGTTGCAGGTGGACCTGCTGGCCCGCTGGCGCGAAGCCGGCCGGCCGGACGATGCGCTGTACCAGGCGCTGGTGGCTACGGTGAACGGCATCTCGGCAGGGATACAGAACACGGGGTGA
- a CDS encoding response regulator — MDLQSLLLVVDDDPDLRRLISGFLTEHGYRVETAEDAAQMRRVLDEQRPDLVILDVMMPGEDGLSAARRLTSERGPALIMLSALGTDTDRIIGLEIGADDYLAKPCNPRELLARVRAVLRRRQLAADAASGHRYEFAGWHLDVVRRALRDPNGTYINLSDGEFSLLHAFVEHPQRVLSRDQLLDCARGRDSEVFDRAIDSQISRLRRKINERGHSELIRTVRNEGYMLLPAVTRL, encoded by the coding sequence ATGGATCTGCAGTCGCTCCTCCTGGTCGTCGACGACGACCCCGATCTCCGCCGGCTCATTTCCGGCTTCCTGACCGAACACGGCTACCGCGTGGAAACGGCCGAAGACGCCGCACAGATGCGCCGCGTGCTGGACGAGCAACGCCCCGACCTGGTGATCCTGGACGTGATGATGCCCGGCGAGGACGGCCTCAGCGCCGCGCGCCGGCTGACCTCCGAACGCGGGCCGGCGCTGATCATGCTCAGCGCGCTGGGCACCGACACCGATCGCATCATCGGCCTGGAGATCGGCGCGGACGACTACCTGGCCAAGCCCTGCAACCCGCGCGAGCTGCTCGCCCGCGTGCGCGCCGTGCTGCGCCGCCGGCAACTGGCGGCCGATGCGGCCAGCGGCCATCGCTACGAGTTCGCCGGCTGGCATCTGGACGTGGTGCGTCGCGCCCTGCGCGATCCCAACGGCACCTACATCAACCTGTCCGACGGGGAGTTCTCGCTGCTGCACGCCTTCGTCGAGCACCCGCAACGCGTGCTCAGCCGCGACCAGTTGCTTGACTGCGCGCGCGGCCGCGACAGTGAGGTGTTCGACCGCGCGATCGACAGCCAGATCAGCCGCCTGCGCCGCAAGATCAACGAACGCGGCCACAGCGAACTCATCCGCACCGTGCGCAACGAGGGTTACATGCTGCTGCCGGCGGTGACACGCCTGTGA
- a CDS encoding ATP-binding protein, whose protein sequence is MNWQGLPIFARTFLLLLAALAVAYGIGIALLALREPPPAVRMSEVVALLSSRMPSGNPLLQVREVDAPPQVESGYLSPPPLRTLLAQWLEVPEDRVRFYIAGPNMLPPFRRIVVTPTVPLTGGDMLDLMIPRATAQTLDRPAPPGAHALPRDTRRATPDAPLHIRYRDRPDFTADRIRARREERRRVATATTAVATVATSSSAAESPPPTASAPIASESLEPYPTRTPDPSTAYLRQYMPPYVHVSPAHPEAPAPSPATTATAPAPVAATPAPVRDDPEALVVRVGEPEMLTGPALRERPWRADSHLSFAFVAAARLADGRWRVVERVESGVGIGRAFALMFAMGLIALLPLAWWFSRALAGPIRRFAAAADHMGQDADGPPVPLEGPAEIVRAAASFNAMQARINRLVRERTQMVAAIAHDLRTPLARLSFRLDGLPADAREKATADIAEMSQMIEAALEFIREQHRNGTRERLDLRLLVESVVDDLADVGNAVALTDGAPAPLRGDPLALRRMVGNLVDNALKYGQSARLSLHTDAEGYALHIDDDGPGVDANRSEQLFMPFVRGETSRNRETGGIGLGLATARSIALAHGGDIHLINRSEGGLRVTVTLPCAVRSPRSASRVAVG, encoded by the coding sequence GTGAACTGGCAAGGGCTTCCGATCTTCGCGCGCACCTTCCTGCTGCTGCTGGCGGCACTGGCGGTGGCGTACGGCATCGGCATCGCCCTGCTCGCATTGCGCGAACCGCCGCCGGCGGTGCGCATGTCGGAAGTGGTCGCGCTGCTGTCTTCGCGCATGCCTTCAGGCAATCCGCTGCTGCAGGTGCGCGAGGTCGATGCGCCGCCGCAGGTCGAATCCGGCTACCTCAGTCCGCCGCCGCTGCGCACGCTGCTGGCGCAGTGGCTGGAGGTGCCCGAGGACCGCGTGCGCTTCTACATCGCCGGTCCGAACATGCTGCCGCCGTTCCGGCGCATCGTCGTGACACCGACGGTACCGTTGACCGGCGGCGACATGCTCGACCTGATGATTCCCCGCGCGACCGCGCAGACGCTCGACCGCCCCGCACCGCCCGGCGCGCACGCGCTGCCGCGCGACACGCGTCGCGCCACGCCGGATGCGCCGCTGCACATCCGGTATCGCGATCGGCCGGATTTCACCGCCGACCGGATTCGTGCCCGTCGCGAGGAACGTCGCCGTGTCGCCACCGCGACGACGGCGGTCGCCACGGTGGCGACGTCGTCCAGCGCCGCCGAAAGTCCGCCACCGACGGCCTCCGCGCCGATCGCCAGCGAAAGCCTCGAGCCCTACCCCACGCGCACGCCGGATCCGTCCACCGCGTACCTGCGCCAGTACATGCCGCCCTACGTGCACGTGTCGCCCGCCCACCCGGAGGCGCCCGCGCCATCGCCTGCGACGACCGCGACGGCACCGGCACCGGTGGCGGCCACACCTGCGCCGGTGCGCGATGATCCGGAGGCCCTCGTGGTGCGCGTGGGCGAACCGGAGATGCTCACCGGCCCGGCCCTGCGCGAGCGTCCCTGGCGCGCCGACTCGCACCTGTCGTTCGCCTTCGTCGCCGCCGCGCGCCTGGCCGACGGCCGCTGGCGGGTGGTCGAACGCGTGGAGTCCGGCGTCGGGATCGGCCGCGCGTTCGCGCTGATGTTCGCGATGGGCCTGATCGCACTGCTGCCGTTGGCGTGGTGGTTCTCCCGCGCGCTGGCCGGCCCGATCCGCCGCTTCGCCGCCGCCGCCGACCACATGGGCCAGGATGCCGACGGGCCGCCGGTGCCGTTGGAAGGCCCGGCGGAAATCGTCCGTGCGGCCGCGTCGTTCAACGCAATGCAGGCGCGCATCAACCGCCTGGTGCGCGAGCGCACGCAGATGGTGGCGGCGATCGCGCACGACCTGCGCACGCCGCTGGCGCGGCTGTCGTTCCGTCTCGACGGCCTGCCGGCCGACGCACGCGAGAAGGCGACGGCGGACATCGCCGAGATGTCGCAGATGATCGAAGCGGCGCTGGAGTTCATCCGCGAACAGCACCGCAACGGCACGCGCGAACGCCTCGACCTGCGCCTGCTGGTGGAGAGCGTGGTGGACGACCTGGCCGACGTGGGCAACGCGGTCGCGCTCACCGACGGCGCCCCGGCGCCGCTGCGCGGCGACCCGCTTGCGCTGCGGCGCATGGTCGGCAACCTGGTGGACAACGCGCTCAAGTACGGCCAGAGCGCGCGCCTGTCGCTGCACACCGACGCCGAAGGCTATGCGCTGCACATCGACGACGACGGCCCCGGCGTGGATGCGAACCGCAGCGAGCAGCTGTTCATGCCCTTCGTGCGCGGCGAGACTTCGCGCAACCGCGAAACCGGCGGCATCGGACTGGGCCTGGCCACCGCGCGCAGCATCGCGCTCGCGCACGGCGGCGACATCCATCTGATCAACCGCAGCGAAGGCGGCCTGCGCGTGACGGTGACGCTGCCGTGCGCGGTGCGTTCGCCGCGGAGTGCGTCGCGGGTGGCGGTGGGGTGA
- a CDS encoding amidohydrolase family protein — MRSVVWGLVLGLLGAASAHAGPITALVGGTLVDGTLREPIRDSVILIEGERITAVGTVDTLPVPAGAKVISTEGMTVLPGLWDMHVHLMINGHADYDYWDRTYPPRLRNEIMPASALQLLHAGVTGARDLGGPLEDSIAVRDAINAGKIPGPTLFVSGPFIQKKPYPGTELFRWGVDSPGDARAKVRRLAQAGVDVVKLIDQDQMSDAEVQAIVDEAHKHKLPVVAHAHRPEEIRRALKAGVDCFEHTGLAASPEYPEDIVAALRERTANMAAGPLFWTPTIEGLYNFPYTVKNHEFIDADAWHEGLSPDTVADIKRSLAHPERISYFQQTPQRWPTLKRKFQQLRDSGVLLLVGTDSGIPMKFHSGSTWNELDVWVNQLGVPPIDAIRAATYWPAVAMKADKDYGSVVEGKYADIIAVKGDVLKQVALLQRVDVVVKHGVQVK, encoded by the coding sequence ATGCGTTCAGTCGTATGGGGTCTTGTGTTGGGATTGCTTGGCGCCGCGTCCGCGCACGCCGGGCCGATCACCGCGCTGGTCGGCGGCACATTGGTCGACGGCACGCTGCGCGAGCCGATCCGCGACAGCGTGATCCTGATCGAGGGCGAGCGGATCACCGCCGTGGGTACCGTCGACACACTGCCGGTGCCGGCGGGCGCGAAGGTCATCTCCACCGAAGGCATGACCGTGCTGCCCGGCCTGTGGGACATGCACGTCCACCTGATGATCAACGGCCACGCCGACTACGACTATTGGGACCGCACCTACCCGCCGCGCCTGCGCAACGAGATCATGCCGGCCTCGGCATTGCAGCTGCTGCACGCGGGCGTGACCGGCGCACGCGATCTCGGCGGGCCGCTGGAGGACAGCATCGCCGTGCGCGATGCGATCAACGCCGGGAAGATCCCGGGCCCGACGTTGTTCGTCTCCGGCCCCTTCATCCAGAAGAAACCGTACCCCGGCACCGAACTGTTCCGCTGGGGCGTGGACTCGCCGGGCGACGCGCGCGCAAAGGTGCGCCGACTCGCCCAGGCCGGCGTGGACGTGGTCAAGCTCATCGACCAGGACCAGATGAGCGACGCCGAAGTGCAGGCGATCGTCGACGAAGCCCACAAGCACAAGCTGCCCGTGGTCGCGCATGCGCACCGGCCGGAGGAAATCCGCCGCGCGCTCAAGGCCGGCGTGGATTGTTTCGAACACACCGGCCTGGCCGCGTCGCCCGAATACCCGGAGGACATCGTCGCCGCGCTGCGCGAGCGCACCGCGAACATGGCCGCCGGCCCGCTGTTCTGGACGCCGACGATCGAGGGGCTCTACAACTTCCCCTACACGGTGAAGAACCACGAGTTCATCGACGCCGACGCGTGGCACGAAGGCCTGTCGCCGGACACCGTGGCCGACATCAAGCGCTCGCTCGCGCACCCGGAGCGCATTTCCTACTTCCAGCAGACGCCGCAGCGCTGGCCGACGCTCAAGCGCAAGTTCCAGCAGCTGCGCGATTCGGGCGTGCTGTTGCTGGTGGGCACCGATTCGGGCATTCCGATGAAGTTCCACAGCGGCAGCACCTGGAACGAGCTGGACGTGTGGGTGAACCAGCTCGGCGTGCCGCCCATCGACGCGATCCGTGCGGCGACCTACTGGCCGGCGGTGGCGATGAAGGCCGACAAGGATTACGGCAGCGTGGTCGAGGGCAAGTACGCGGACATCATCGCGGTGAAGGGCGATGTGCTGAAGCAGGTGGCGTTGCTGCAGCGGGTGGACGTGGTGGTCAAGCATGGGGTGCAGGTGAAGTGA
- a CDS encoding tetratricopeptide repeat protein, whose protein sequence is MPFLGVHVAIALCFAVHAVRSGQERYWLFILFAFPMLGSVVYAVAIWLPEWRHSHAGRQVVQGVQRRLDPTRELRAAQDAFETAATTDNRVRLADALIEAGRAEDAMTHYEAALRGLYADDPDLQVRVARAQLESGRAGDARRRLDDLIQRKPDFRSPAGHLLYARALAAEGHRDKARHEFDTLVGYFGGFEAHAFYAETLAGWGETDAAIRLRDEALRKAKRLPAYARRMNRDYLKRLERIGAR, encoded by the coding sequence ATGCCGTTCCTGGGAGTGCATGTCGCCATCGCGCTTTGCTTCGCCGTGCATGCCGTGCGCAGCGGGCAGGAGCGCTACTGGCTCTTCATCCTGTTCGCGTTCCCGATGCTGGGCAGCGTGGTGTACGCCGTCGCCATCTGGCTCCCGGAATGGCGTCACAGCCATGCCGGCCGGCAGGTCGTCCAGGGCGTGCAGCGCCGGCTCGATCCCACGCGCGAACTTCGCGCGGCCCAGGACGCTTTCGAAACGGCGGCCACGACCGACAATCGCGTGCGCCTGGCGGACGCGCTGATCGAAGCGGGCCGCGCCGAGGACGCCATGACGCATTACGAGGCAGCACTGCGCGGCCTCTATGCGGACGACCCGGATTTGCAGGTTCGCGTGGCGCGCGCGCAGTTGGAATCCGGACGCGCGGGCGATGCACGGCGGCGCCTGGACGACCTGATCCAGCGCAAGCCGGATTTCCGCTCGCCCGCCGGTCACCTGCTGTACGCACGCGCCCTCGCGGCCGAAGGCCATCGCGACAAGGCACGCCATGAATTCGACACGCTCGTGGGCTATTTCGGCGGCTTCGAAGCGCACGCGTTCTACGCTGAAACACTCGCAGGCTGGGGCGAGACCGACGCGGCCATCCGCCTGCGCGACGAAGCGCTGCGCAAGGCCAAGCGCCTGCCGGCCTATGCGCGCCGCATGAACCGTGACTACCTCAAGCGTCTGGAGCGCATCGGCGCGCGCTGA